A part of Aegilops tauschii subsp. strangulata cultivar AL8/78 chromosome 2, Aet v6.0, whole genome shotgun sequence genomic DNA contains:
- the LOC109785272 gene encoding uncharacterized protein produces the protein MHGDPEWSTIEATIIRWFYQTVSKDIFQTVVAEDDDACVWAKINALFTDNKLQRLVFLQQESFGCHQDNSTIDKYCMRLKMLVDELRDIGAKVSDNLMLSTLTAGLNEDFGNAASNLTLLSQPTFQRVVTYLKLEERRMTKLKQRV, from the coding sequence ATGCACGGCGATCCGGAGTGGTCCACTATCGAGGCCACGATCATCCGTTGGTTCTACCAGACGGTCTCGAAGGACATCTTCCAGACGGtcgtcgccgaggacgacgacGCCTGCGTGTGGGCCAAGATCAACGCGCTCTTCACCGACAACAAACTTCAGCGCCTTGTTTTCTTGCAGCAGGAATCCTTCGGCTGTCACCAGGACAACTCCACCATCGACAAGTACTGCATGAGGCTCAAGATGCTCGTCGACGAGCTTCGCGACATCGGCGCCAAGGTCTCCGACAACCTCATGCTGAGCACCCTCACCGCCGGTCTTAATGAGGACTTCGGCAACGCGGCGTCCAACCTCACCCTGCTGTCGCAGCCCACTTTTCAACGTGTCGTCACGTACCTCAAACTTGAGGAGCGCCGGATGACGAAGCTGAAGCAGCGGgtctaa